The Lycium ferocissimum isolate CSIRO_LF1 chromosome 1, AGI_CSIRO_Lferr_CH_V1, whole genome shotgun sequence genome includes a region encoding these proteins:
- the LOC132059374 gene encoding auxin-responsive protein SAUR36-like, which yields MRKMRGFRLGRRLVRVFKLFIHRRRKGKISYKRLGSSNCATKAFSKLCNLGNLLKHAVKGVNFRRPGSGYIRVGSDFMDQNQIPKGHLAVYVGKKGDDACRILVPVIYFNHPLFADLLREAEMVYGFNHSGGIQIPCRISEFEYVQSRIAATGGSGSCRGRRSWRHKYW from the coding sequence atgaggaaaatgagaGGATTTAGGCTTGGAAGGAGATTGGTGAGAGTTTTCAAGTTGTTCATTCATAggagaagaaagggaaaaatcAGCTACAAACGTCTGGGATCCTCAAATTGTGCAACAAAAGCATTTTCAAAGCTTTGTAATTTGGGAAATTTGTTGAAGCATGCGGTTAAAGGTGTCAATTTTAGAAGACCCGGTTCGGGTTATATCCGGGTCGGATCGGATTTTATGGATCAGAACCAAATACCAAAGGGTCATTTGGCTGTGTATGTTGGTAAAAAAGGGGATGATGCATGTAGAATTTTAGTGCCTGTGATTTACTTTAATCACCCTTTGTTTGCTGATTTGTTGAGAGAGGCTGAAATGGTTTATGGGTTTAATCACTCGGGTGGGATCCAAATCCCTTGTCGGATATCCGAATTTGAGTATGTTCAATCAAGAATTGCCGCCACGGGTGGCAGTGGGAGTTGTCGCGGGAGGCGGAGCTGGAGGCATAAATACTGGTGA
- the LOC132031195 gene encoding auxin-responsive protein SAUR36-like yields the protein MRKMRGFRLGRRLVRVFKFIHRRRKAKISYKRLGSSNCATKAISKLCNLGNLLKHCVKGVNFRRPGSGYIPVGSDFMNQNQISKGHLAVYVGEKQDDACRVLVPVTYFNHPLFANLLREAEIVYGFNHSGGIQIPCRISEFEHVQSRIAAAGGSGTSAERRRWRRKYW from the coding sequence atgaggaaaatgagaGGATTTAGGCTTGGAAGGAGATTGGTGAGAGTTTTCAAGTTCATTCATAGGAGAAGAAAGGCAAAAATCAGCTACAAACGTTTGGGATCCTCCAATTGTGCAACCAAAGCAATTTCAAAGCTTTGTAATTTGGGAAATTTGTTGAAGCATTGTGTTAAAGGTGTCAACTTTAGAAGACCTGGTTCGGGCTATATCCCGGTGGGGTCGGATTTTATGAATCAGAACCAAATATCAAAGGGTCATTTGGCTGTGTATGTTGGTGAAAAACAGGATGATGCATGTAGAGTTTTAGTGCCCGTGACTTATTTTAATCATCCTTTGTTTGCTAATTTGTTGAGAGAGGCTGAAATTGTTTATGGGTTCAATCACTCGGGTGGCATCCAAATCCCTTGTAGGATATCCGAATTCGAGCACGTTCAATCAAGAATTGCCGCCGCGGGGGGCAGTGGAACTAGTGCTGAAAGGAGGAGGTGGAGGCGTAAATACTGGTGA
- the LOC132059383 gene encoding uncharacterized protein LOC132059383, translating into MNGASSSSGIRAALSYCVQQVRRYDYHHYLCLLELPPNMRKAAFALRAFNVETSRAMDVASDPKIGLMRLLWWQEALGKIYSNKVIEHPVAQALTTVVSEHKVSKSWLKRAVEARINDANRENNDIPQTVEELEQYAEDTSSTILYSTLQAGGIKSTAADHAASHIGKASGLLLLLKSLPYHASRNHQFSYIPAKVAEKHGLSVGQSEIRKDSREALCDAVFEMASVANAHLQKARELAGSVPAEARPVLLPAVPVQVILDSLARVQFDVYDPRLARGILGAPPLLFQLKLKWYSWRGKY; encoded by the coding sequence ATGAATGGTGCTTCCTCATCCAGTGGTATAAGAGCTGCTTTATCCTATTGTGTGCAGCAAGTACGAAGGTATGATTATCATCACTACCTCTGCCTTCTTGAACTTCCACCAAACATGCGGAAGGCTGCATTTGCTCTCAGAGCTTTCAATGTCGAGACATCCCGAGCTATGGATGTCGCCTCTGATCCAAAAATTGGTCTTATGCGCTTGCTGTGGTGGCAGGAAGCTTTAGGCAAGATCTATTCGAACAAGGTAATTGAGCATCCAGTAGCTCAGGCCCTCACTACTGTTGTATCTGAGCACAAGGTTAGCAAAAGTTGGCTGAAACGAGCTGTGGAAGCTCGAATAAACGAtgcaaatagagaaaataatgaTATTCCACAAACTGTTGAAGAGTTGGAGCAATATGCTGAGGACACGTCTTCGACTATTCTCTACTCTACACTTCAAGCAGGTGGTATTAAATCCACAGCGGCAGACCATGCTGCTTCACATATCGGTAAGGCAAGTGGTCTCCTTTTGCTGCTTAAATCACTGCCGTATCATGCTAGTAGAAACCATCAGTTTTCATATATACCAGCTAAGGTGGCTGAGAAACATGGATTGTCGGTTGGTCAGTCGGAGATCAGAAAGGACTCGCGTGAGGCCCTTTGTGATGCGGTATTTGAAATGGCATCTGTAGCTAATGCACATCTTCAGAAGGCTCGAGAATTAGCTGGAAGTGTTCCAGCTGAAGCTCGACCTGTGCTTTTGCCTGCTGTGCCTGTCCAGGTCATTTTAGATTCTTTGGCTCGGGTGCAGTTTGATGTATATGATCCACGGCTGGCACGTGGAATCTTAGGTGCTCCACCTTTGTTGTTTCAGTTGAAACTGAAATGGTATTCATGGAGGGGTAAATATTGA